The following are encoded in a window of Streptomyces sp. Go-475 genomic DNA:
- a CDS encoding thiolase family protein, which translates to MKDVYIVDAVRTPIGRYNGALAGVRPDDLAAHAIRELLARTPELDPARIEDVYLGNANGAGEENRNVGRMAALIAGLPTSVPGVTVNRLCASGLEAVIQAARAIALGDASIALAGGVESMTRAPYVLPKSDKPFPAGHTELYSTTLGWRMVNPRMEPQWTIPLGESAELIADKHKIGREQQDEFALRSHEKAAAAQRQGLFEGESAPVTIPRRKGDPLVFATDESVRPDASLAAMARLKPSFRQEGGTVTAGNASPLNDGAAALLLVDEEGLRATGREPLARVRATGVSATDPHYFGLAPVEAVNRALAKAGKGFGDLAVLELNEAFAAQVLGCVAEWPEFDPAILNPQGGAIALGHPLGASGARLAGTVAHQLARRGSGVGVATLCIGVGQGLALVLER; encoded by the coding sequence GTGAAGGACGTCTACATCGTCGACGCGGTCCGTACGCCGATCGGCCGCTACAACGGGGCACTGGCCGGCGTGCGTCCGGACGACCTGGCCGCGCACGCCATCCGCGAACTCCTCGCGCGGACGCCGGAGCTGGACCCGGCCCGGATCGAGGACGTGTACCTCGGCAACGCCAACGGCGCCGGCGAGGAGAACCGCAACGTCGGCCGCATGGCCGCCCTGATCGCGGGGCTGCCCACGTCCGTACCGGGCGTGACCGTCAACCGGCTGTGCGCGTCCGGCCTCGAGGCCGTGATCCAGGCGGCCCGGGCCATCGCGCTCGGCGACGCCTCGATCGCCCTGGCCGGCGGGGTCGAGTCGATGACGCGGGCGCCGTACGTCCTGCCGAAGAGCGACAAGCCCTTCCCGGCCGGGCACACCGAGCTGTACTCCACGACCCTCGGCTGGCGCATGGTCAACCCGCGCATGGAACCGCAGTGGACGATCCCGCTGGGCGAGAGCGCGGAACTCATCGCCGACAAGCACAAGATCGGCCGGGAGCAGCAGGACGAGTTCGCGCTGCGCAGCCATGAGAAGGCCGCGGCGGCACAGCGACAGGGGTTGTTCGAGGGCGAGTCGGCGCCCGTGACGATTCCGCGGCGCAAGGGCGACCCGCTCGTCTTCGCCACCGACGAAAGCGTCCGTCCGGATGCCTCCCTGGCGGCGATGGCCAGGCTGAAGCCGTCCTTCCGCCAGGAGGGCGGGACGGTGACGGCGGGCAACGCCTCGCCGCTCAACGACGGCGCGGCGGCGCTGCTGCTCGTCGACGAGGAGGGGCTGCGGGCCACGGGGCGCGAGCCGCTCGCCCGCGTCCGGGCGACGGGCGTCTCCGCGACCGACCCGCACTACTTCGGACTGGCGCCCGTCGAGGCCGTGAACCGGGCCCTGGCGAAGGCGGGCAAGGGGTTCGGCGACCTGGCCGTGCTGGAGCTGAACGAGGCGTTCGCGGCGCAGGTGCTGGGGTGTGTGGCCGAGTGGCCCGAGTTCGATCCGGCGATTCTCAATCCGCAGGGTGGTGCGATCGCGCTCGGGCATCCGCTGGGCGCGTCCGGGGCGCGGCTCGCCGGCACGGTTGCCCATCAGCTCGCGCGGCGTGGCAGTGGCGTCGGTGTCGCCACGCTGTGTATCGGGGTGGGTCAGGGCCTCGCGCTCGTCCTGGAACGGTAG